A stretch of Allostreptomyces psammosilenae DNA encodes these proteins:
- a CDS encoding PadR family transcriptional regulator yields the protein MREFQRGAVRLHILHHAAEEEIHGAWMTAELARHGYRISPGTLYPTLHRLEADGLLVSEQRVVDGRVRRVYRATEAGRQALAEDRRALAELAREVLGDDDGDDAP from the coding sequence GTGCGGGAGTTCCAGCGGGGGGCGGTGCGGCTGCACATCCTGCACCACGCCGCCGAGGAGGAGATCCACGGCGCGTGGATGACCGCGGAGCTCGCCCGGCACGGCTACCGGATCAGCCCCGGAACCCTGTACCCGACGCTGCACCGGCTGGAGGCGGACGGCCTGCTGGTCTCCGAACAGCGGGTGGTGGACGGCCGGGTGCGGCGGGTTTACCGGGCCACCGAGGCCGGCCGGCAGGCGTTGGCCGAGGACCGCAGGGCGCTGGCCGAGCTGGCCCGCGAGGTCCTCGGCGACGACGACGGCGACGACGCCCCGTAG